In the Clostridium cellulovorans 743B genome, ACACAATCACTAAATAGAGGAACTAAAAATAGATTCTACAATCCTATATGGCAGAATAAGGCTCATATAAATGCATTAATGAAACTGCTTAGAGATATTGATAGCAATTATTTTTATTCGTATATAGTGTTTAGTGAAAGATGTGAGCTAAAAAAGGTTTCTGTAACATCTTCAAATGTGCATATTGTAAAGAGAAATGCATTACTTTCAAAATTAAAGAAAGACATTAATGGTAGAAAGAATGTTCTATCAGATAGTCAAATTACTAGAATATATGAAGTTTTAAAAAGTCATTCTCTGGCTGATAAAGCAGTTAAAGAGAAACATATTGAAAATATTAAAAGCAAATTATAACATGATTAATTGCTTAAAAGCACAATCTTTTTAGGTTGTGCTTTTATAATTTTCAAGTATCATGATATTGCAACTTGATGAGGAGATGAGTGTATGATAATTTCATTGGAAGAAGCAAAATTGTATTTAAGAATTGATGATGATGATGAAAATACGCTCATCACCAATTTTATATTAACAGCTGAAGAATTGTGTGAAGGAGTGCTGAGATATCCTTTAGCAGAATTAAGTGTAATTCCAGAAGCAATAAAACAGTCAATATTATATGCTGTTGCTAACCTGTATGAGGAACGTGAAAAAGTTGATATTAAAGTAATTATTGAAGTTATGGCAAGGCTTTTATTTGCTTATAGAAGAGAAAGCTGGTGATAGCGTGACGATAGGAGAGCTAAAACATAGAATTACTTTTCAAAGACTAGTATCTGAACTAAATGAAAATGGCTTTGAAATTGAAGCTTGGGAGGACTATAAAACATTTTGGTCAGCAATTTCAAACCTTAATGGAAGAGAATACTTTGCTGCAGCAGTTGTTCAAGCTGAAAATACAGTTAAATTCACTATAAGATATACACCCAATATTGAAACAACAATGAGGATATTATTTAAAGATAAGAAATACAATATAACTTCAATTGATAACATAAAGTATGCTAATAAATTCATTGAAATCAAGGCTTTGGAGGTTGATAGCAGTGGCTAGAATAGACCTTGAAGGAATGCAGGAACTTATCGATAAGGTAAACAAACTTGGTGCTAGAGGAAATAGTATCAAGAAAAAAGCTCTTGATAAAGCAGGAGAACTTGTTAAAAGGTCGATGGAGAATAATGCACCAGTTTCAAACCTAAATAAAAAACATATGGCTGATAATATAAAGATTTCAGATATAGAAAAAGAAAATGGAGTGGATTTTATAGAGATTGGTCCTAATAAAGGTGATAATTCAGAGTTCTTTTATTCAAAGTTCACAGAGTTTGGTACAAGCACTCAACCAGCACAACATTGGGCAGAGAACTCTGTTCTTGAGAATAAAAGAGAAATCAATCAAATAATAGCCGATGAACTTAAAAGAGGACTTGAGGAATGATAAATCAATTGATTATTAATACTTTAAAACCACTTAATATACCAGTAGTTTTTCAAAAGTACACAGGAAAAGCTGAAACATATATTACCTTCCATGAATATTTAACTGCAGGCGAAGAATATGAGGATGATGAGGAAATACTAACAGCACACTATATTCAAGTTGATTTATGGTCAAAGGTAGATTATACAGCTTTAGTCAAGGAAGTAAAAAGACTATTAATAAATGTGGGATTTAAAAGAATAAATGAAGTAGACCTTTATGAGGATGATACAAAAATCTATCATAAAGGTCTTAAATTTTACTATTTAGAAGAAAAGGAGTGAGATACAAATGTCTAGACAGATCGGGTTAAGAGATATACATATTGCAGTTTTAACAAGTGATAACGCTACTGGAACTGTATATGAGACACCAATAAAGCTTGAAAGAGCAATAAGTGCAAAGCTTTCACCAAAATCAAATTCAGATAATATATATTCAGATGATGCTGTTGAAGATATCATAACTGCTTTTGAAGGTATAGATGTTGAAATTGAAGTGAATCAGCTTTCACTTACAAGTAGAGCCAAGCTTCAAGGAGCAAAAATAGTGAAGGGTGTTCTCATTGAAAATAAGGAGGATATCCCACCAACAATAGCATTAGCTTTTAGATCTAAAAAGAACACTGGAAAGTATAGATATGTGTGGCTCTTGAAGGGGAAGTTTGAATTAGCTACTGATGAATATGATACAGAAGCAGAAAAGCCAAAAGCACAAAGTGCAAAGCTTAAGGGGAAATTTTATCCAAGAGAGTCTGATGGTAACTATAGATTTATTTGTGATGAAGATGCTCAAGGTGTGGATTCAACAATTATTAGTTCATGGTTTACTGAGGTACCAGATGAATCGATTGTCACATAATTTATCTTAATAGTTTAGTCCATGTAAAAGTTTCTAATATTATATAGTGTATGAATTAATTTTTGGATGGATAAAGTATCAACGTTGAAATTTTGGTTTATGCTCAGAATTATGGTATAATTTGTTTAATTAGAGAAAATAAAGGGTTAAGGAGGAATTTACAATGGCTTCTGTGACGCAAAGAATAAAACAAATAAAACAACCTACTGGAGGGTATATAAAACCGAAAGAGTTCACTGTTGTAAACTTGAATGATGGTATTGACTTGAAATGTGATGAAAATATCCATAGCAGTTTAGTAGGATTGGCAGTAGATTATATGACTAGATATGTGATAGGAACTCCAAAGGAGTATGCATTTAAAATTTCACTTTTAGGAGCATCTTCAATTAATGAAGATGGTTATGCTCAAAAATTGTTAAAAGGTATATCAGGTTTAGATGATAAATCTATATCCAATGCATGTAAGTTAGTAGGATATGATGTTTGCTTTAGAGCTGGATTGAGTGGATATAAACCTGTTCAAGATATTGAGCCTAATATTGATACTATTTCTAATATCAGAACGATGGTGAATAGGAGTGTAAATTTCCTAAATGAATATGGTCCTATGGTTAAAGATGGTTTCACATTTGAAGGCGGTTATACAAACATAGTTTCAACAGGTGATGGTGATTTTCTTACTAAAAATACTTTATGGGATTTTAAAGTTTCAAAAAAGGCACCTACTAACGCTCATACGTTGCAATTACTAATGTATTATTTAATGGGAATTCACTCAATACATGAAGAGTTCAAGTCAATTATAAATTTAGGAATATTCAATCCAAGATTAAATAATGTATATTTATTAGAAATAAGTAAAATTCCACAGAACATTATTGAACAAGTGTCATCAGAAGTTATTGGATATTGAAATATAAAAGTTTAAAAGTTAAGGAAAATAAAAGTGAACAAACTGAAGTATAACTTTTTTATATCGTAAGCTAACAGGGAAACAAATCCCTGTTTTTTCATGCTTAAAAATAGAGAGGAGGAGATTTAATTGAAAGCATCAGAACTAAAAAACAAAGGAATAAAGTTCAAACTTAACAACAAAGAGTATGAACTGAAATTTGATATGAACACTTTCTGCGAATTAGAAGAAGTCTATGGAGACATAGATCAAGCCTTTGAAGATTTGCAGAACAGAAAGATTAAAGCTATAAGAGCACTTATTTATTCAGCCATTAAAGCTGAAGATGAAAGTGTTACTTTAAAAGAGGTAGGCAAAATGCTTACATTAAGTGATATGGAGAGATTAGGCTCAGCTATTAATGAAGCATTGATAATAGCTATGCCAGAGGTAACTGAAAATATGGGGGAATAGAAAGCCAAACTGATTCCGAAGGCTGGGATTGGGGTTGGCTTTTTTATTTGGGAACAAATCTTTTACAAATGACTGAGGAACAGTTTTGGAGGAGTACACCGAAAAAGCTACAGGCACTTTTTACAGTATACAAAAGAGTAAATGGAATTGATGAAGAAGATCGGCTTGACTATATAGACAACATCATTTTCTAGGGGGTGAGGTTATTGGCGGCAAATGCCAGCACTGTCGTAGCAAGGATAGGTCTTGATGACAGTGGCTTTCAGCAGGGTGTCTCAAAGATTCAAAGAAGCTTAAAGCTTGTGCAGAGTGAATTTGCTGTGGCAAGCTCAAGAATTGGTGACTTTGGAAAGTCAACAGATGGGTTAAGGCTCAAAGCTGACACCTTGAACAGACAGATGGAACTTCAAAAAGATAAGGTTGAAGCATTAACTAGAAGCTATCAAGAAAGTGTTGAGAGAAAAGGTGCTGATGCCAAAGCTACAGAAAACCTAAAGATTAAGTTAAATTATGCAACGGCAGAGCTTAACAATATGCAAAGAGAGCTTAAGGAAACTACCACTGAATTAAATACAAAGAGCTCTGCTTGGTATAAGCTTTCACAATCAATGGATAAAGCAGGAGAAAGGATGAAGGCAGTAGGAGAGAAAATGTCATCTGTTGGAACAAAGCTTTCCACTGCTGTTACATTACCTCTTTTAGGAGTTGGAGTTGCAACTACAAAAATGGCTATGGATGCTGTAGAATCAGAGAATCTCTTTGAGGTTGCAATGGGTTCAATGGCTGGTGATGCAAGACAATGGTCAGAGGAAACCTCTAAAGCTCTTGGCCTTAATGCCTATAATGTGAGAAAGAATATAGCAACCTATAACTCGATGCTTACTTCTATGGGACTTGCAAATGATGAGTCTTTAAAGATGTCTGAAGGCTTAACACAGCTTTCCTATGATATGGCTTCCTTTTATAATTTGAAGCCAGAGGAAGCCTTTGAAAAGCTCAAATCTGGTATAAGTGGTGAAGCGGAACCTCTTAAGGCTCTAGGGATTTTAGTTAATGATACAACCATTAAAACCTATGCGTATACAAATGGAATAGCAAAGCAAGGAGCAGAATTAACAGAGGCTCAAAAGATACAAGCAAGGTACGGAGCAATTATGCAAGCAACAAAGAATGCTCAAGGTGATCTTGGTAGAACTATGGACAGCCCAACAAACAAGCTAAGAATAATGAAGGAACAAGCACAGCAGATTGGTATTCAGTTTGGACAGATTTTGATTCCAGTACTTGAAAAGCTTATGAATGTCATAAAGCCTTTAATGGATAAATTTCAAGGCTTATCGAAGGAACAACAAGAAACTATAGTGAAAATAGGGTTAGTTACGGCTGCAATTGGTCCTATTATTTTGATTGTTGGTAAAGTCATTACTATTGTAGGAACATTATCGTCAGCAATAGGTACTGTTTCAGGAGCAATCGCGGCAGCTGGTGGAGCATCAACAGTATTAGGTACAGTTTTCACAGCAATTACTGGTCCCATTGGTATTGTAATTGCAGCTGTTGTAGGGCTTATAGCTATTTTTGTAGCTTTATATAAGAACAATGAGGACTTTAGAAACTCAGTAAATACAATATGGAATGGGATAAAGAATTTAATAAGTGGTGTCATTGAAGGGTTAGTTACTTTGTTTAAAGGCTTTATAGCTTTAGCTGGTGAGCTATGGAGTAAATATGGTGATGATATAGTGAACATAGTTTCTACAGCGTTCAAGGTTATATCCTCAGTTGTTGATACAGTTTTAAAGGCAGTTCAGAATGTTATTTCCATTGTAACTAGTGCAATAAAGGGTGATTGGGAAGGTGTTTGGAATGGAATTAAGAAATTCACCGAGGATTTATGGAACGGAATCAAAAATATAATAAAATCAGTTATAGATTTAGTAAAGGGGATAGTTAAAACAGAATTTGAGTTTATAAAAGAGATAATCACTGGCATTTGGGATGGAATAAGAGGAGTGACCTCTGCTATTTGGAATGATATAAAAGCTGCAATTGTAAATCCTATTACTTCAGCTAAGAACACTGTAGCTAATGTCATTGATTCAATAAGAGGCTTTTTCAGTAATCTTCGCCTACCAGAGATAGGTTTTCCAAGAATTAAGCTTCCACATTTCAGTATTGAAGGTGAATTTAGTCTTGCACCTCCAAGTGTGCCTTATCTTGATGTAAGTTGGTATGCAAAGGGCGGAATTTTTAACGGTCCAAGTGTTATCGGTGTTGGTGAAGCTGGAACAGAAGCAGTCCTTCCAATAGATAGACTTGATGATCTTATGGCAAAAGCTCTAAGTAAGGCAGGAACTACTACAACAGAATCACAAACAGTAATAATCCCTATAAATCTAGAGGGTAGAGAAATAGCAAGGATAACATACCCTCATATAAGCAATATCATGGGAAGAGCTGTGTCTCGGAAGTAGGTGAAGGATGCTTATTAATAATGTAGATATAGCTAATTACGGAGCTAAGCTTCTTAAGAAATCTATAGATATTCCAGAGTTAAAGTCTAGTGTTGAATACTTAAGAAGTGGTAATAAACCAATAAAGTTGTTTCAGAAATTTCAAGCGAAGAAAATCACCATTGAAGTATATATCACTGGTTCTAATATTCAAAATGTTATGGAGAAGATGAGTAGTTTAAGTAGGCAACTTATGGAGTGTACAATTAAGTTTAAGGATATGGATTTTTACTATGATGCGATATTAACCAATGCAAAATATGAGAAGAGTGTTAGAAAAGATAAAGTAAGAGTTATATATGAATTCATATCAGGCTATGGTTATAAACCAATGATAACTGTTACAGCCAATAGAATATATTCTAAAACTGTAGTTGTTGATGGCAACATAGAAACACCAGCCATTATTGAAATAACTCCAAGTGCAAATATAATTGATATGACTATTACAGGCTTCGGTTCTATTTTTACTATGAAAAATCTAACAGCAGGACAAAAGATAATAATTGATGGTGAAGATAGGATTGTAACACAGAATGGAATAAACAAATTTGCTGACTTTGAGGCTTTTGAATTTCCAAAGCTACAGACAGGTTCTAATACCTTAGCTTTTAGTAAGAATACTTGTGATATAACAATAAAATATAAACCAAAATCGATATAGGGTTTAAAGGCTCTTTTATTATGCTGAAAAACAGAAAGGATGAAGACTAATGAATATAAATGAGAATGTTAATTTTAATGCACATATAATAGGAAGGGATTCCAACAATATTGATACAATTGCCATGTATTTAGCAGCAACAATTGATACAGCAAATATGAATATAAGCATTACTTGTAACACTGTTAATAAGGCTATTGTAATTTCTGATGCTGATAATGTAAAAGCACAGTATGAAGAATTTGAAGCTTTGGTAAAGGAAAGAGCAAAGGAATTAGGCTATGTAATATTCTAATTGGAGGAGAAGATAATGAGTAAGGATAATAAAAGCATAGAACAACAGCAAGAGAAAGAAATTAATCCAACAGTTGATAAGGATAATTATTTAGTACAAGTTATTGTTGATGGAAAGGTGATTAAAGAGGTTATTGCTTTAAATAGTACAATAAATATTGTTCATGTAGGAAATCAATCATTAGCAGCAGATGTTAAATAGGAAGTGATTCAATGCTTCAATTATATGATATCAATCATAATAAAATTTGTGGATTAACAAATTATAAGGATTTAAAGATTGAGAGGGAGTTATCTGGCGATGAAAACCTCTCTTTTTCATATCCTCACAATGATGATAAATATACCTTTATAAAAGAAGAATGCTATCTAAGAACAGCACAAAATGAATATGTGATAAAAGAAATTAATGTTAATGATGATTGGACAGAGGTTGTTGCCAAGGTTAATGTTGAAGCTTTGAAAGGCACACCCTTTGGGCATTTTCAAGTAAATGAATTAACATTACCTTCGGCAACAATCGATTCAATAAAGAAAGCGTGTGCTAATACAATAAATTTAGCTTTAGCAGGAACAGGGTGGACTATAGGTAGTTGCAATATTGAGAAATCAAGAACAGTAAAGAAAGGTAATTGCTCAAGCTATGAGATTCTTCAAGAAATAAGAAAGGTTTATCTATGTGATTTTAAGTTTGATGCAATCAATAAGAAGGTTTATATTTATCAATCAATGGGACTTGATAGAGGAAGCTATTTCTCAGAAGAACTAAATCTAAAGAAGATTGAAATACAAAGTAATTCCTATGATTATTGTACAAGGATAATACCTCTTGGTAAGGATGGACTTAAAATTACTGATATTAATAATGGTAAGGATTATGTAGAGAGCTATCAATATTCAAATAAAGTAATCTCGATTTATTGGGAAGATAACAGGTATGAGTCAAAGGAAAGCTTAAAGGAAGATGCTATTGCAAAACTTAAGGAACTATCAAAACCAGTAAAGGCATACAGTGTTGAGATTATTGATTTAGCTAGTATAAGTGATAAATATAAAAACATTTTAGATTATGATCTTGGAGATGTTATTACTCTTATTTCAAAGGATAAAAAGCTTAGAGATAAACAGAGGATTATTAAGCTTATTGAATATCCAGATGAACCCGAAAGAAACTCTTGTGAAATTGCAAATAGAACCTTAAGGTTTGAGGATATTCAAGCTAATACCTTAAGAGCCACTGAAGTAATCAGTTCAGTTACTACCTCTGATGGAATGCTTGAAGGCAGTAAGGTGAATTCAATTGATTGGGTGCAGCTAAAGAATGTTAACATTATGGTTGCTGATATTCAAGATTTAAATGCTGTAACTGCTAGAATTGGAACACTAGAAACAACAACAGCTACAATAACTCAGCTTAATGCAGTTAATTCAAAGATAGATAATTTAGTTGTGACCACAGCACAAATTTCAGATGCTTCAATTACAAACGCAAAAATACTAAATGCAGCTATTGATACTGCAAAAATTAGAGCAGGAGCTATAACAAGAGCATTAATTGCTGATGGAGCAATTGGAACAGCTCAAATTGCTGAAGCTAGTATTGGAACCTCTCATATAAGTAGCTTAACAGCAGATGTTTTTAATAGTGGTACTATAGATACCTCAAAAGTAACCATAGCTGGAGCCAATAGTAGGTTATTAATTAGAGGTAATAGACTACAAGTGTTTGCAGTAAAAAGTGATAACTCACTTTATGAAAGAGTTACTCTTGGTGATGTTAATGGTGATGGTTTAGTGTTTGGTTTTAGAGTAAGAAGTGCTGATGGAGAAACTGTCCTGTTAGATGAAAATGGAGTAACTAGAGAAGGAATTACTGATGGCTCAATATCAAATGAAAAGATAGCAGGAGATGCTAATATTTCAGGAACAAAGCTTGATATTAATTCAGTAGTAACAACAATAAATAGCATAGCTACTACAACTATCCAAAGCTCAAAGGTATTCTTAAATAACTCAACCCTAGATGTTCAATTTTCTAATTTAAAAACAACAGTAACTGAACAGGGACAGACTATAAGTACTCAAGGAGCTCAAATTGTAGCTTTAAATAATAGTGTAGTTTTAAAGGTAGATTCACAAGCATTTAGTAGTTATAAAGTAATAAACGACAGTAATATAACTACCATAAATTCAAGACTTTCAACAGCAGAATCATCCTTATCAATACTGCAAAACCAAATAACTCTAAAGGTTAGTTCAACTGATATAGAGATAATAAAAAATAGTATCATCAAGGTTAGATACATCAGAGATTGGATAAATGGTAGTAGTGCTAGTATAGGGAACCATTGGGTTGAAATTAAAGCCATGAGGGGAACTACTAATGTAGCTAAAAACAAAACTGTTACTGGAAGTTCGCCAGAAAACACTTCTTGCCCATACTCTCGTGTAACAGATGATAATACTTTAACTACATCCTATGCTAATCCAAATTTAAATGGAGGAAATCAATATGTTCAAATAGATTTAGGAGCTGTATATGATGATATAGATTATCTTCATATATGGCATTATTATGGTGATTCTAGAATTTATCATAATAATAAAACAGAAGTAAGTTCTGACGGAACTAATTGGATTACTTTATTTGATAGCAGTAAAAGCAGTGAATACGCAGAAACTTCAGCAGGTCATGTAGTTAATGTTAATATGGGTAGAATAGTAAATAGAATTAATGTTGCTGAAAGTACAATAAAACAAAATTCTCAAGATATATTACTAAAGGTTGATGTGAATGGAGTTATGTCAGCAATTAATCAAAGTGCAGAAGCAATAAAGATACAAGCAAGTAAAATTGATTTGACAGGTTATGCTACTTTTACAAGCTTATCTACGCCAGGTCAAACAACTATAAATGCTGGAAATATTACAACTGGAACAATGAACGCTAGTAGAATTTCTGGTGGAACAATTACAGGTGCTCTACTTAAAACATCTAATACAACAGACTATTTAAGCATTGAGAACCAAAATATATTAGTTTATAGAAACTCATCAGCTCGAATAAAGTTAGGTTTTGATATGCTTTATAATTCAGGGTTAGAGCTTGGTCCAACAGATATTGCTACCACACCTTATTTGGATTTTCATAGTAGTGGTACACCAAGTGATTACGACTGCAGAATAATATCATCAGGAGGAAGTTCAACTTTAGGTCAAGGTGTATTGGATATAACAGCAGCAGCCGTAAAACTTAATAGACAGGTTATGTTGTACTCTTCTGATAACACTATGACATCCATGAGATGTATAAATCCTGCAGTTCAAAGATATATTGAGGTTTCAACAATATTTGGAGCAAAAGGACTTACTTATTGGGATTCAGATAAGCGCTATAAAATGAACATTGAAGAAACTGATAAAACAGCTCTCGATAAAATTATGAAGATCAAGCATTATGACTTTGATTACAAAGCTGGCTTAAAGCATTTTGATGTGGGATATATTTCTCAACAGCTTATGGAGATTAATCCTCAATGGGTAATAACTGTACCACAAGAAGCTGCTAATGGAGAGGTTTCAGATTTTTATATTCCTAATCAAACAACAATAATTCCTTACCTTAGTAAGGCAATCCAAGAGTTAAAGCAGTTAATAGACAATCAAAATAGAGAAATTAAAACATTAAAGAAACAGTTGAAATAACAATGAAAGAGGTGAGGAATCAGTGTTTATAATGACATAAGTTTAAGTACAAAACTTTATAACACATAAGATGAGGAGGCCAAGAAATGAAGAATGTAATAAACATTTCTCAAGCAGTATTTGCTACTATAGGTGGTTATATTGGTTGGTTTTTGGGAGGAGTTGATGGCTTTATGTATGCGCTGATTACCTTTGTTGCAATTGATTATATTACAGGCCTCATGGTAGCAGTGCTAGAGAAAAAGCTATCTAGTGAGATTGGATTTAGAGGAATATTTAAAAAGGTTTTAATATTTCTAATGGTGGGTATAGGAAATATAATAGATGTTCATCTGATTAAGAGCGGTAGTGCTATTCGCACTGCTGTTCTTTTTTTCTATGTCTCCAATGAAGGGATAAGCATTATAGAAAACACAGCAAAGATAGGATTACCAATACCACAAAAACTTAAAGATATTTTAGAACAGCTAAACAAGGAGGAGAAAAATAATGGCTAGATTATGTTTTGATTATGGACACGGTGGAGAAGATAGTGGTGCTTGCTACAATGGGAGAAAGGAATCTAACGATGTATTAAGTTTAGGTATGGCAGTAGCTTCAGAAGTTAGAAGGCATGGAGTTGTTGTAGATGAAACAAGAACTTCTGATGCAACAGTAAGTTTAAATGATAGGAGTAACTTTGAAAATAGAAATAACTATGACTATTTTATATCCTTTCATAGAAATGCTTTCATGCCAGAACAAGCTAAGGGAGTTGAAACCTACACTTATATAAATACTGATGAAAAGTCTAAGAACTTAGCTAGAAGCATACAAGCTTCACTAGGAGCAATAGGCTTTTACAACAGAGGTGTTAAGGAAGAAGATTTTCATGTGCTTAGAGAAACTAGGGCATCAGCAGTATTAGTTGAGGTAGGGTTCATCGATAACTCTAATGACAATAGTATTTTTGATTCTAGAAGAAACGATATTATTAAAGCCTTAGCAAAAGCAATACTATCTCAGTTAGGAATTAATTATATAGAGCCTGTAGTACCAACACCTCCAGCTTCATTAGCACAAACAAATGGACAAACTCTTTATAGAGTTATGGTTGGTTCATATTCAGTAAAAGAAAATGCAGATAGTCAACTTCAAAGATTAAAAGCAGCAGGCTTTGATGCAACAATTATGATATTTAATAAGTAGAAATATTTTTAAAAGAGCCTATTCTATATTCAATATATATAATATAGAAAGTAAACAATTTTTATTTATGTACAGATGAGTTATAGAGTGGCTCTTTTTTTCTTTTATGGAGGGAGAGCAATGACAAGTAATCAGAAGGAAGAAATAAAAAAGATGCGGCAGGATGGAAATAGCTATTCTAAAATTGCAATTATACTTGGCATATCTGAAAATACAATAAAATCATACTGTAGACGTAATAATTTAGGCATAAATAAAGTTGCCAAACCAGATAAGGAAGAAGACCTTTATACAGTATGTAAGAATTGTGGCAAGCCATTAGAACAAGGAACGAAAGGTCATCGTAAGAAGTTCTGTTCAGATATTTGTCGTAGGTCATGGTGGAGAGATAATGAAGTCCTATATAATAAGAAGGCTTTTTATAAAATAAAGTGTTTAGGCTGTGGAAAGGAATTTGAAAGCTATGGTAATAAGGAACGTAAATTTTGTGGTCATAGCTGCTATATAAATTATCGGTTTGAGAAAGCGGAGGTTCGAAATGACTAAGGAGCAATTTGAATGTGAAAAAAATTATAGGGTTTCTATCGCTATTGCTAAAGTTATGCTTTCTAGAAAATTAATAAATGAAAAGGACTATAGCAAAATTGACACTATGCTGATAAAGAAATATAAGCCTATTGTCGGTGGATTATAGCTCTTATTAACTTGCTATGTATCAACATTAGAGTTAACATTGGTAGCTGAAGGGAGTGATATCATGACAAGAAACATAAGAAAAATAGAGCCTTTAATACAAAAGATGCCTAGAAAGAAACGTGTAGCTGCTTATGCAAGAGTATCAAGTGGGAAGGATGCAATGCTCCATTCACTTTCAGCACAGGTCAGCTATTATAGTGATTTAATACAAAAGCAAGTTGGATGGGAATATGCAGGAGTTTTTGCAGATGAAGCACTTACTGGAACAAAGGAGATTAGACCAGAATTTCAAAGACTCTTAAATGAATGTAGAAGTGGTAATATTGATATGGTAATTACAAAGTCCATATCTAGATTGGCAAGGAATACTGTTACAATGCTTGAAACAGTAAGAGAACTAAAAAGCTTAAATATTGATGTGTATTTTGAAAAAGAAAATATTCACAGTCTTAGCGGGGATGGAGAGCTGATGCTTACTATCCTCGCTTCTTTTGCGCAAGAAGAAAGTCGGTCAGTTAGTGAAAACTGTAAGTGGCGAATAAGAAAAGGCTTTGAAGCTGGTGAACTTATAAATTTAAGGTTTATGTACGGATATCATATTGAAAAAGAAAAAATTGAAATTAATGAATCAGAGGCAGAAATTGTCCGTATGATTTTTGATGATTATATAGAGGGAATAGGGTGCACTCTTATAGCTAAGAAACTAAGAGATATGAATGTACCTAAAATAAGAGGCGGTATTTGGAACTCAGAGAGAGTTGCAAATATTATAAAAAATGAGAAGTATGCAGGTAATGCCTTGCTTCAGAAAAAATATGTAAAAAATCATTTAACAAAGACCTTAGTGATAAACAAAGGAAATCTTCCCATGTATTATGCAGA is a window encoding:
- a CDS encoding phage tail tape measure protein; translated protein: MRLLAANASTVVARIGLDDSGFQQGVSKIQRSLKLVQSEFAVASSRIGDFGKSTDGLRLKADTLNRQMELQKDKVEALTRSYQESVERKGADAKATENLKIKLNYATAELNNMQRELKETTTELNTKSSAWYKLSQSMDKAGERMKAVGEKMSSVGTKLSTAVTLPLLGVGVATTKMAMDAVESENLFEVAMGSMAGDARQWSEETSKALGLNAYNVRKNIATYNSMLTSMGLANDESLKMSEGLTQLSYDMASFYNLKPEEAFEKLKSGISGEAEPLKALGILVNDTTIKTYAYTNGIAKQGAELTEAQKIQARYGAIMQATKNAQGDLGRTMDSPTNKLRIMKEQAQQIGIQFGQILIPVLEKLMNVIKPLMDKFQGLSKEQQETIVKIGLVTAAIGPIILIVGKVITIVGTLSSAIGTVSGAIAAAGGASTVLGTVFTAITGPIGIVIAAVVGLIAIFVALYKNNEDFRNSVNTIWNGIKNLISGVIEGLVTLFKGFIALAGELWSKYGDDIVNIVSTAFKVISSVVDTVLKAVQNVISIVTSAIKGDWEGVWNGIKKFTEDLWNGIKNIIKSVIDLVKGIVKTEFEFIKEIITGIWDGIRGVTSAIWNDIKAAIVNPITSAKNTVANVIDSIRGFFSNLRLPEIGFPRIKLPHFSIEGEFSLAPPSVPYLDVSWYAKGGIFNGPSVIGVGEAGTEAVLPIDRLDDLMAKALSKAGTTTTESQTVIIPINLEGREIARITYPHISNIMGRAVSRK
- a CDS encoding HK97-gp10 family putative phage morphogenesis protein — encoded protein: MARIDLEGMQELIDKVNKLGARGNSIKKKALDKAGELVKRSMENNAPVSNLNKKHMADNIKISDIEKENGVDFIEIGPNKGDNSEFFYSKFTEFGTSTQPAQHWAENSVLENKREINQIIADELKRGLEE
- a CDS encoding major tail protein, coding for MSRQIGLRDIHIAVLTSDNATGTVYETPIKLERAISAKLSPKSNSDNIYSDDAVEDIITAFEGIDVEIEVNQLSLTSRAKLQGAKIVKGVLIENKEDIPPTIALAFRSKKNTGKYRYVWLLKGKFELATDEYDTEAEKPKAQSAKLKGKFYPRESDGNYRFICDEDAQGVDSTIISSWFTEVPDESIVT
- a CDS encoding head-tail connector protein → MIISLEEAKLYLRIDDDDENTLITNFILTAEELCEGVLRYPLAELSVIPEAIKQSILYAVANLYEEREKVDIKVIIEVMARLLFAYRRESW
- a CDS encoding tail assembly chaperone — translated: MKASELKNKGIKFKLNNKEYELKFDMNTFCELEEVYGDIDQAFEDLQNRKIKAIRALIYSAIKAEDESVTLKEVGKMLTLSDMERLGSAINEALIIAMPEVTENMGE
- a CDS encoding phage head closure protein, which codes for MTIGELKHRITFQRLVSELNENGFEIEAWEDYKTFWSAISNLNGREYFAAAVVQAENTVKFTIRYTPNIETTMRILFKDKKYNITSIDNIKYANKFIEIKALEVDSSG
- a CDS encoding phage distal tail protein; this translates as MLINNVDIANYGAKLLKKSIDIPELKSSVEYLRSGNKPIKLFQKFQAKKITIEVYITGSNIQNVMEKMSSLSRQLMECTIKFKDMDFYYDAILTNAKYEKSVRKDKVRVIYEFISGYGYKPMITVTANRIYSKTVVVDGNIETPAIIEITPSANIIDMTITGFGSIFTMKNLTAGQKIIIDGEDRIVTQNGINKFADFEAFEFPKLQTGSNTLAFSKNTCDITIKYKPKSI